A genomic region of Chloracidobacterium sp. contains the following coding sequences:
- a CDS encoding FecR domain-containing protein has product MQENKYRKFYVDWWNIRRSSIYLLIAIILLGAGILWGLSYASRNNWFLPDEQANVPKDAARIISFEGDVRITRAATRETIVVKQETFVAEGDTIQTQSDGRCIVQMIDGSTYSVRPNSTVVVKTSTSLFGGKNVRVTLDDGQLNVRTDDQPQDVNNVVEVADSENKLLPKTDASFNADETGGEIRISRGGVETTIGGEKTTISENEFASVSGGKLSVRERLMAPPRPIQPGNSAQIVDQGGGVSVTFNWQDPERNPAANYYLQVSRSPTFASDAIMVDRSGMTAREFRLAGLTPGNYYWRVKATGRSGQTTNWSDAWKFMIVRAGERMSIEASDLRVERVGGNVYLLSGRTQPGMAVRAAGRDTFAGADGTFRLQISSPSVETAIEIGDDRGNRSGFIISLRNGAILRRY; this is encoded by the coding sequence ATGCAGGAGAATAAGTACCGCAAATTCTACGTTGACTGGTGGAATATCCGCCGCAGTAGTATTTACCTGCTGATCGCGATCATCCTGCTCGGCGCGGGCATCCTTTGGGGGCTCTCATACGCCTCGCGGAATAACTGGTTCCTTCCCGACGAGCAGGCAAATGTCCCCAAGGATGCTGCCCGGATCATATCGTTCGAGGGCGACGTCAGGATAACCCGGGCGGCAACGCGCGAGACGATCGTCGTCAAGCAGGAGACATTCGTCGCCGAGGGCGACACCATCCAGACGCAATCTGACGGCCGGTGTATCGTCCAGATGATCGACGGCTCGACCTATTCGGTGCGGCCGAACAGCACCGTCGTCGTCAAGACATCGACCAGCCTTTTTGGCGGCAAGAATGTGCGCGTAACGCTCGACGATGGCCAGTTAAATGTCCGCACAGACGATCAGCCGCAGGATGTGAACAACGTCGTCGAGGTCGCCGATTCTGAGAACAAACTGCTGCCAAAGACCGACGCCAGCTTCAATGCCGATGAGACAGGCGGCGAGATACGTATCAGCCGCGGCGGCGTGGAAACGACGATCGGCGGTGAGAAGACCACCATCAGCGAAAACGAATTTGCATCCGTCAGCGGCGGCAAGCTCTCGGTCCGCGAGCGGCTAATGGCCCCGCCGCGGCCCATTCAGCCGGGTAACTCGGCACAGATCGTCGATCAGGGCGGTGGCGTAAGTGTGACCTTTAATTGGCAGGACCCCGAACGTAATCCGGCGGCAAACTATTATCTTCAGGTGTCGCGGTCACCCACATTCGCATCCGACGCTATCATGGTTGACCGCAGCGGGATGACGGCACGCGAGTTTCGTCTCGCAGGGCTCACGCCGGGGAATTACTATTGGCGGGTAAAGGCGACGGGCCGCTCCGGCCAGACCACGAACTGGAGCGACGCGTGGAAGTTCATGATCGTTCGCGCCGGTGAACGGATGTCGATCGAGGCGTCGGATCTTCGAGTCGAGCGCGTCGGCGGCAATGTTTATCTGCTCAGTGGCCGGACCCAGCCGGGCATGGCCGTCCGGGCGGCAGGCCGTGATACGTTTGCCGGTGCGGACGGAACATTCAGGCTCCAAATATCGTCGCCCTCAGTGGAGACGGCTATTGAGATCGGCGACGACCGCGGCAATCGCTCGGGGTTCATCATCAGTCTCAGGAACGGCGCCATCCTCCGGCGTTACTGA
- a CDS encoding cation transporter translates to MLAEAIGGWLTNSLALIADAGHMLTDVAAMSLTLGAIWFASRPATARKTFGYYRLEILAAFVNGIALALLSIWVIYEAIGRWAAPPDINGPRLALIAVGGLIVNIIAAWLLHAGHQHDLNMRGAFLHVVGDLLGSVAAIAAGLAIAGFGWLWADPLVSILISLIIIVGAWRLILESVNVLLEGTPAHIDLASVERTILETDGVAGVHDLHVWTISSRLDALSAHISHPDSVAHSDLLAAVRTRLHDRFGIDHLTIQIETLDREAEAVYVCETGTKCFEPKNA, encoded by the coding sequence ATGCTGGCCGAGGCGATCGGCGGCTGGCTGACAAATTCGCTGGCGCTGATCGCGGACGCAGGCCACATGCTCACGGACGTCGCCGCAATGAGCCTGACGCTCGGGGCGATCTGGTTCGCGTCGCGCCCTGCGACAGCCCGTAAGACATTTGGCTACTATCGGCTGGAGATACTTGCGGCCTTTGTCAACGGCATCGCCCTTGCTCTCTTGTCGATCTGGGTCATCTACGAGGCGATCGGCCGCTGGGCGGCCCCGCCCGATATCAACGGCCCGCGGCTGGCGTTGATCGCCGTTGGCGGCCTTATCGTCAACATTATCGCCGCATGGCTGCTCCACGCCGGGCATCAGCATGATCTGAATATGCGCGGCGCGTTTCTCCACGTGGTCGGCGACCTGCTCGGTTCGGTCGCAGCGATCGCGGCCGGGCTCGCCATCGCAGGCTTCGGCTGGCTGTGGGCCGATCCGCTGGTCTCGATCCTCATCAGCCTGATAATCATCGTCGGCGCCTGGCGGCTTATCCTGGAATCGGTCAATGTCCTGCTCGAGGGCACGCCCGCCCATATCGATCTTGCCTCCGTCGAGCGGACCATTCTCGAGACCGATGGTGTCGCCGGCGTCCACGATCTGCACGTATGGACGATCTCATCCCGGCTCGATGCTCTGTCTGCCCATATCAGCCATCCGGACTCGGTCGCCCATTCAGACCTGCTCGCTGCTGTCAGAACGCGCCTTCACGATCGTTTCGGCATCGACCATCTCACTATCCAGATAGAGACGCTCGACCGCGAGGCCGAGGCTGTATATGTATGTGAGACAGGAACCAAGTGCTTTGAACCAAAGAATGCCTGA
- the larA gene encoding nickel-dependent lactate racemase, translated as MAGIDLKYGRGTLPLTFDESRFDVLAAPAAGASLSDAEINGRLDRPISSAPLEDLIAPGETILLVVPDATRQTAAAQIINLLVRRLIANGTAPHEMTIIFATGIHRKVSSDEKAEILTPFIYQRIKTIDHGPRDLMQLVRIGETSGGIPVELNRALVEHDHVVLIGGVTFHYFAGFTGGRKLVCPGLASARTIAETHKLAFDCSTLARREGVDTGLLDGNAVHEAFVEAAAMATPRFAINTIVNDAGEATEVFCGDWIDSHRAACDAYAGMHTVAIAEKRDLVIASCGGRPFDINMIQAHKALDAASRACTDGGTIVLLAECPDGLGRDDMIDWFSAANSRELAARLCEKYQVNGQTAWSLLQKAERFDIRIVTSLADEAAAAMRLRKVQTDDIAALAEGKGFIIPTASTLRIS; from the coding sequence ATGGCCGGCATCGATCTCAAATACGGTCGTGGCACGCTGCCTCTCACCTTCGACGAGTCCCGATTCGATGTCCTCGCTGCGCCCGCTGCCGGAGCGTCGCTCTCTGACGCAGAGATCAATGGCCGGCTCGACCGCCCGATCAGCTCAGCACCGCTGGAAGACCTGATCGCGCCGGGCGAGACCATCCTCCTCGTCGTGCCCGACGCAACGCGGCAGACCGCGGCAGCGCAGATCATCAACCTCCTCGTTCGCCGCCTTATCGCAAACGGGACGGCTCCGCACGAGATGACGATCATTTTTGCCACGGGCATCCATCGCAAGGTCAGCTCGGACGAAAAGGCCGAGATACTAACGCCGTTCATCTATCAACGCATCAAAACCATCGATCACGGCCCACGCGACCTGATGCAGCTTGTCCGAATTGGCGAGACATCAGGCGGGATTCCCGTCGAGCTCAACCGAGCTCTCGTCGAGCATGATCACGTGGTCCTCATCGGCGGCGTGACGTTTCATTACTTCGCGGGCTTTACCGGCGGCCGAAAGCTCGTGTGTCCGGGCCTCGCCTCGGCACGCACGATAGCGGAAACGCATAAGCTCGCATTTGACTGCTCAACGCTGGCAAGACGAGAGGGCGTTGATACCGGCCTGCTCGACGGTAACGCTGTGCACGAAGCATTTGTCGAGGCCGCCGCGATGGCAACGCCTCGCTTCGCGATCAATACGATAGTCAACGACGCCGGCGAGGCGACAGAGGTATTCTGCGGCGATTGGATCGATTCGCACCGTGCCGCATGCGATGCCTACGCCGGTATGCATACCGTGGCAATCGCCGAGAAACGCGATCTCGTGATTGCGAGTTGCGGCGGCCGGCCCTTCGATATCAACATGATCCAGGCACACAAGGCCCTCGATGCCGCGTCACGCGCCTGCACCGATGGCGGCACGATCGTTCTACTCGCCGAGTGCCCTGACGGGTTGGGCCGCGATGACATGATCGATTGGTTCTCAGCCGCCAATAGCCGCGAACTCGCCGCCCGGCTTTGTGAAAAATACCAGGTCAACGGCCAAACAGCCTGGAGCCTGCTGCAAAAAGCCGAGCGGTTCGATATTCGTATCGTCACTTCGCTTGCCGATGAGGCCGCCGCCGCAATGCGGCTCAGAAAGGTCCAAACCGATGACATCGCCGCCCTGGCGGAAGGCAAGGGTTTTATAATCCCGACCGCCTCGACCTTGCGGATAAGCTAA
- a CDS encoding aspartyl protease family protein has protein sequence MQNRGHNARPIPTPRYGWAVLLLVVLFALCVNLAAATTSGDSVKTLIRKAAKLTRIGSYGEAEKLLRQAQALDPDRSETKVELAFTLAKQRRLIEAYDLVFPIAKAELENARAFSVLGTTLLYAGRFAEARPILNKAIRLDRRQHLAWAGYGMLDFYENDIGESIENLREAVLQKPNEPDYLFALAQVTARAEQYQWAADNYREFLRVAHISDADRRERIKGLIAFLNYLGRAGGLYASTGKDNTTVSFELVGNRPVIPVRVNGRDEPLRFVLDTGSGISVMSIETARRINVRPITRGGYARGIGGNGKFEIVYGLLREIEIGDVELENVPIYLREFHNDANSIDGYIGLALISKFLTTIDYGNQTFALTRKAEAVRTFDHDQALSLPLRLTSSGFLSGEVSLQGLEGPLNFIVDTGASVSVISDRVAGVETIMPFINDEKMRVFGSAGVKEDVPTYLLPSVRFGSHTRTDIMAVALDLDLINEASGWEQSGILGGNFLKNYRLTFDFKNSKVIFADVRRENE, from the coding sequence ATGCAAAACCGCGGACATAATGCAAGGCCGATACCAACGCCACGATACGGGTGGGCGGTCCTGCTTCTTGTCGTGCTCTTCGCTCTCTGCGTGAACCTCGCGGCCGCAACCACATCCGGCGACAGCGTAAAAACATTGATCCGCAAAGCCGCAAAGCTAACCAGGATCGGTTCGTACGGCGAGGCTGAGAAACTCCTGCGGCAGGCCCAAGCACTTGACCCGGACCGTTCGGAAACAAAGGTTGAGCTTGCATTTACACTGGCTAAACAACGCCGCCTCATCGAAGCCTATGATCTTGTGTTCCCGATCGCCAAGGCCGAATTGGAGAATGCGCGGGCTTTTTCTGTACTCGGCACCACGCTGCTCTACGCCGGCCGTTTTGCCGAAGCGCGGCCGATCCTCAATAAGGCCATTCGGCTAGACCGGCGGCAGCATCTCGCTTGGGCGGGATATGGAATGCTCGACTTCTACGAAAATGATATTGGCGAGAGTATCGAGAATCTTCGCGAAGCCGTCCTTCAAAAGCCTAATGAACCGGACTACTTATTTGCCCTTGCACAGGTCACGGCACGCGCCGAGCAGTATCAGTGGGCAGCCGACAACTATCGAGAGTTTCTTCGCGTGGCACACATCAGCGACGCTGACCGGCGAGAACGTATTAAGGGCCTGATCGCATTCCTTAACTATCTAGGCCGGGCCGGCGGGCTGTATGCATCGACGGGCAAAGACAATACGACCGTGTCGTTTGAATTGGTCGGTAACCGCCCTGTGATCCCGGTCCGTGTGAATGGGCGCGACGAGCCGCTAAGATTTGTGCTCGATACCGGCTCTGGTATCTCCGTCATGTCCATCGAGACGGCCCGGCGGATCAATGTTCGGCCGATAACCCGCGGCGGCTATGCACGCGGCATCGGTGGCAATGGTAAGTTTGAGATCGTTTACGGCCTCCTGCGTGAGATCGAGATCGGTGATGTTGAACTTGAGAATGTCCCCATCTATCTGCGCGAATTTCATAATGACGCCAACAGCATCGACGGCTACATCGGCCTGGCCCTGATCTCAAAATTTCTCACGACAATCGACTATGGAAACCAGACCTTTGCCCTAACGCGAAAGGCTGAGGCCGTGCGAACATTTGATCACGACCAGGCACTCTCTCTGCCGCTCCGGCTGACATCGAGCGGTTTTCTAAGCGGCGAGGTGAGCTTGCAGGGCCTCGAAGGCCCGCTGAATTTCATAGTCGATACCGGCGCCAGCGTGTCGGTCATTTCAGATCGCGTCGCCGGCGTCGAGACCATAATGCCGTTCATCAATGACGAGAAGATGCGCGTGTTTGGCTCGGCCGGCGTCAAGGAGGACGTTCCGACCTATCTGCTGCCGAGTGTGCGGTTTGGCAGCCATACGCGAACAGACATAATGGCCGTCGCGCTCGACCTTGACCTGATCAACGAGGCCTCCGGCTGGGAACAGTCGGGCATCCTCGGCGGAAATTTCCTTAAGAACTACAGGCTGACGTTCGACTTCAAGAATTCAAAAGTGATCTTCGCCGACGTTAGGCGTGAGAACGAATGA
- a CDS encoding PIN domain-containing protein, with protein MKLSLYLETSVVGAYLDNSEPLRRDLTIRWWEHELTEYRAFSSILVQRELERLPEPHRTGYLNLVEPLEHLDLTEESAILADGYIDRGIFSNKYIADAIHYAVASIHKIDYLVTWNFGHLANVRKQARLRRFNTDAGFFSPTIVTPEFLVHTPV; from the coding sequence ATGAAGCTCAGCCTCTATCTCGAAACGTCCGTCGTCGGAGCGTATCTCGACAACAGCGAGCCGTTACGCCGCGATCTGACGATCCGTTGGTGGGAGCATGAGCTAACCGAATACCGCGCCTTTAGCTCAATCCTTGTTCAACGCGAACTCGAACGCCTGCCCGAACCGCACCGCACCGGTTATCTAAATCTAGTTGAACCGCTCGAACACCTCGACCTGACCGAGGAATCCGCTATCCTCGCCGATGGCTATATCGACCGCGGCATCTTCAGCAACAAATACATCGCCGACGCCATCCATTATGCCGTCGCATCGATCCACAAGATCGATTACCTCGTAACCTGGAACTTCGGCCACCTGGCCAACGTCCGAAAACAAGCCCGCCTCCGCCGATTCAACACCGACGCCGGCTTTTTCTCACCAACGATCGTCACACCCGAATTTCTCGTCCACACGCCGGTTTGA
- a CDS encoding tetratricopeptide repeat protein: MKRCPHCGREYDNTMMFCLDDGAELLYGPAVSAPGTIATGSPADEPATAILSEPPASVGGQSVGESPTQPYIHTTAAAEPHESSGEPSEKQSFSAHRAAKPLLVVAVLVVLGLGGFLGYRYFSAGSKQIESIAVMPFVNEGGNADVEYLSDGMTETLIKSLTNIPEMDVKPRSAVFRYKGKDVDPTTIGKELNVQAILNGRVTQRGDLLTLSLELVDVQKNSVLWTEQYQRRQSDIVLLQGEIAKDISARLSPRLTKSESTKVSEQATTDPTAYQAYLRGRFYLSKRTGDNINNAIEQFQIAVDRDPNYALAFVGLADCYSIAKDYAINAPSDSLSRAESFAQRAIAIDGKMAEPYATLGNVYYNRWQWADSEAAFKRAIELNPKYATAYHWYSVLLFGLGRDDEAAEMIFRAQELDPLSSIINMNVAQVYFLRNDQKAAIEICNKIIDRDPSIPGGHFAIAWSYLKSGRKQEAVAEFQKAVDLSGRNSAYLATLGAAFAFSGRTADAQGLIKELEERYAKKQAYGKDLATIYAALGDKDKAFEWLEKDFVTHVGSLADVRWTAEFEPLRDDPRTKDLLRRMNLPE; encoded by the coding sequence ATGAAACGCTGCCCACATTGCGGACGTGAATATGACAACACGATGATGTTCTGTCTCGACGACGGAGCCGAGTTGCTCTACGGCCCAGCTGTGTCGGCGCCGGGTACGATAGCAACCGGGTCTCCCGCTGATGAGCCGGCTACGGCGATCTTGTCTGAACCGCCTGCCTCAGTGGGCGGCCAGTCCGTGGGCGAAAGTCCAACTCAGCCATATATCCACACCACAGCGGCGGCGGAGCCGCATGAATCATCGGGCGAGCCTTCGGAAAAGCAGAGCTTCTCCGCACATCGAGCGGCAAAGCCCTTGTTGGTGGTGGCAGTCCTTGTGGTACTCGGTCTCGGCGGATTCCTTGGTTATCGATATTTCAGCGCGGGCAGCAAACAGATCGAATCGATCGCAGTGATGCCATTTGTGAACGAGGGCGGCAATGCGGACGTCGAATATCTCTCGGATGGCATGACGGAAACGCTGATCAAGAGCCTTACAAATATTCCGGAGATGGACGTGAAGCCGAGGTCTGCGGTTTTTCGGTATAAAGGGAAAGACGTCGATCCGACGACGATAGGCAAAGAGTTAAATGTACAAGCGATACTAAACGGCCGCGTAACCCAACGGGGTGATCTTCTGACACTGAGCCTGGAACTGGTTGACGTTCAGAAAAATAGCGTCCTCTGGACCGAACAATACCAGCGGCGCCAATCGGATATAGTCTTATTGCAAGGCGAGATCGCAAAAGATATTTCGGCGAGACTGTCGCCGCGACTTACCAAGTCCGAAAGTACAAAGGTTTCCGAGCAGGCGACGACTGATCCTACCGCATACCAGGCATATCTCCGCGGTCGTTTCTATTTGAGCAAGCGCACCGGCGATAATATCAACAATGCGATTGAACAGTTTCAAATAGCAGTTGACAGGGATCCAAATTATGCTCTTGCGTTTGTAGGTCTTGCGGACTGCTATTCGATAGCGAAAGATTACGCAATTAATGCTCCATCGGATTCCTTGTCGCGAGCGGAAAGTTTTGCACAGCGTGCGATAGCCATCGACGGGAAAATGGCCGAACCGTACGCTACGCTTGGCAACGTCTATTACAACCGGTGGCAGTGGGCCGATTCCGAGGCGGCATTCAAACGGGCAATCGAACTCAATCCAAAATACGCAACGGCCTATCATTGGTACTCGGTTCTTCTCTTCGGATTGGGAAGGGACGACGAGGCGGCGGAAATGATATTTCGGGCGCAGGAGCTAGACCCATTGTCGAGCATCATAAATATGAATGTTGCTCAGGTTTATTTCCTGAGAAATGATCAAAAGGCAGCTATTGAGATCTGTAATAAGATCATTGATCGAGACCCTTCGATACCGGGCGGGCATTTCGCGATAGCGTGGTCGTACCTTAAGTCTGGACGAAAACAGGAAGCAGTCGCCGAATTTCAAAAAGCGGTGGATCTGAGCGGACGGAATTCCGCCTATCTTGCTACTCTCGGGGCGGCATTTGCCTTTTCTGGCCGCACTGCCGACGCTCAAGGATTGATCAAAGAGCTTGAGGAGCGATATGCAAAGAAGCAGGCGTATGGTAAGGACCTCGCGACCATCTATGCGGCCCTTGGCGATAAGGACAAGGCGTTCGAGTGGCTGGAAAAGGATTTCGTCACGCACGTTGGTTCTTTGGCGGACGTTCGATGGACCGCCGAGTTTGAGCCCCTTCGAGACGATCCGCGGACGAAAGACCTGTTAAGACGGATGAATCTGCCGGAATAG
- a CDS encoding DUF86 domain-containing protein yields the protein MRDDRERLLDILEAIARIEKYTAHGRPVFDENELIQTWVLHHLQIIGEAVRALSPTTTSEVEEIEWQKIVGMRNILVHNYFSIDTDLVWAVIENDLQALKSKIQEFIKENPE from the coding sequence ATGAGAGATGACCGTGAGAGGCTTCTCGATATTCTGGAGGCGATCGCACGCATCGAGAAATATACCGCTCATGGACGCCCGGTTTTTGATGAAAATGAACTGATCCAGACCTGGGTTCTGCACCACCTACAAATTATTGGCGAAGCCGTTCGTGCTTTGTCGCCGACAACCACATCGGAAGTTGAAGAGATCGAATGGCAAAAGATAGTCGGAATGAGAAACATTCTCGTTCACAACTATTTCAGTATCGATACTGATCTTGTATGGGCCGTGATCGAAAATGACCTGCAAGCTCTTAAGTCCAAGATCCAAGAGTTTATCAAAGAAAACCCTGAGTGA
- a CDS encoding nucleotidyltransferase family protein: MNIEQISKKRAEIAQIARRHGATNIRVFGSVVRGEADGNSDFDFLVDLERGRSLLDLGGLLMDLQQLLGRPVDVVTEKSLRPRIRERVLREARAI; this comes from the coding sequence ATGAATATTGAACAGATCTCAAAAAAGCGAGCAGAGATCGCTCAGATCGCGCGGCGGCATGGGGCGACTAATATTCGAGTATTCGGTTCGGTTGTGCGTGGCGAGGCCGATGGTAATAGTGATTTCGATTTTTTGGTCGATCTGGAACGCGGTCGCAGTTTGCTTGATCTGGGCGGGTTATTAATGGACTTACAGCAACTGTTGGGGCGTCCCGTCGATGTGGTCACGGAAAAGAGCCTGCGCCCCAGGATCCGTGAGCGGGTTTTGCGAGAGGCTCGCGCGATATGA
- a CDS encoding tetratricopeptide repeat protein: MKRCPQCGRDYNDDSMSFCLDDGSELLFGPASGSGAGDEPATAILSGPGVPSLGGTASESPTMAQVHTTEQTAILHTGAEAEPRESLGGLSETQSFSANIAAKPLLIALSIAVIVLGGFLGYRYFSSANSKQINSIAVLPFENRSGSADTDYLSDGLADSLIYRLSQLPNLKVSPTSSVMRYKGAADDTAKVASELGVDAVMTGRLSQVGESLNISVQLIDVKGGKVLWAEQYDRKMADLLATQREIATTITQKLELKLAGSETKGITKKYTDSNEAYQAYLKGRTYWNRRTAENIRKAIEEFKLATDRDPNFALAYAGLADCYVLLPEYAGIPSSESLPQAKAYAERAIAIDDQLGEPHATLGILYVQLWQWTEAEREYKRAIEINPNYATAYHWYSILLKNQGRYEESAKIIRRAAELDPLSPSIGVNISMMYQLQNNHDEAIKKSLKVIELAPNYGRGYEYLGLSYLKVGRKEEAVKAMEKAVELTNRQNIVLSEFGFVLGAVGMRAEAMAVAKELEDKYVRKTTAANDAAAVYSGLGEKDKAFEWLEKDFQTRDSRLNAIRWESRFEPLRDDPRFKDLLKRMGLPE, from the coding sequence ATGAAACGATGCCCGCAGTGCGGAAGAGATTATAACGACGATTCGATGAGCTTTTGTCTCGACGACGGCTCGGAGCTGCTCTTTGGCCCGGCGAGCGGGTCTGGTGCGGGCGATGAACCCGCGACGGCGATCTTGTCCGGGCCTGGAGTCCCGTCTTTAGGCGGCACTGCGTCCGAGTCGCCGACTATGGCTCAGGTTCATACAACCGAGCAGACGGCGATACTTCATACCGGAGCGGAGGCGGAGCCTCGGGAATCATTGGGCGGACTTTCGGAAACGCAGAGCTTTTCCGCAAATATAGCGGCGAAGCCGCTGTTGATCGCATTGAGTATCGCCGTGATCGTTCTCGGCGGATTTTTAGGTTATCGATATTTCTCTTCGGCGAATTCTAAGCAGATCAATTCGATCGCGGTCCTGCCTTTCGAGAACCGCAGCGGAAGTGCGGACACCGACTATCTTTCAGATGGCCTCGCCGACTCGCTTATCTATCGGCTGTCGCAGTTGCCGAATTTGAAGGTCAGCCCGACGAGTTCGGTGATGCGCTACAAGGGTGCGGCCGACGATACCGCAAAAGTCGCGAGCGAGCTTGGCGTCGATGCTGTGATGACCGGAAGGCTTTCGCAGGTCGGCGAGAGCCTGAACATCAGCGTTCAGTTGATCGATGTAAAGGGCGGCAAGGTTCTCTGGGCCGAGCAATACGACCGGAAGATGGCCGATCTGCTTGCAACGCAGCGAGAGATCGCAACGACCATCACGCAAAAGCTCGAACTTAAACTCGCTGGTAGTGAGACAAAAGGCATCACCAAAAAATACACCGACAGCAACGAAGCCTATCAGGCGTACTTGAAGGGACGAACTTACTGGAATCGACGGACGGCGGAGAACATTCGAAAGGCCATTGAGGAGTTCAAATTGGCGACTGACCGAGACCCAAACTTCGCGCTTGCTTACGCCGGTCTTGCCGACTGTTACGTTTTGTTGCCTGAGTACGCTGGAATTCCGTCGAGCGAATCGTTGCCGCAAGCGAAGGCTTACGCCGAGCGGGCTATTGCCATTGATGACCAGCTAGGAGAACCGCACGCAACCCTGGGAATTCTTTATGTCCAGCTGTGGCAATGGACAGAGGCCGAACGCGAATACAAACGGGCTATCGAGATCAATCCAAACTATGCAACGGCCTATCACTGGTACTCGATCCTCTTGAAGAACCAGGGAAGATATGAGGAATCGGCAAAGATCATAAGGCGGGCTGCGGAACTCGACCCGCTATCGCCTTCAATTGGTGTCAATATTTCGATGATGTACCAATTGCAGAACAACCACGACGAAGCCATAAAGAAATCGCTAAAGGTCATAGAACTCGCCCCAAATTACGGTCGGGGATACGAATATCTGGGGCTTTCGTACCTAAAAGTTGGGCGAAAAGAAGAGGCAGTTAAGGCGATGGAAAAGGCGGTGGAACTGACCAATAGACAGAATATCGTTCTAAGCGAATTCGGGTTTGTCCTTGGTGCGGTCGGAATGCGAGCCGAAGCGATGGCCGTTGCGAAAGAACTCGAAGATAAATATGTCCGAAAGACGACGGCAGCTAACGACGCAGCCGCTGTCTATTCCGGACTTGGCGAAAAAGATAAGGCATTCGAATGGCTGGAAAAAGACTTCCAAACGCGGGATAGCCGATTGAACGCGATTCGGTGGGAGAGCCGGTTCGAACCACTCCGCGACGACCCGCGATTTAAGGACCTGCTGAAACGAATGGGTCTGCCGGAATAG
- a CDS encoding ORF6N domain-containing protein has translation MKKPDTELAVIQEIENKIFVIRDQRVMLDSDLAEVYQVETRVLKQAVRRNRQRFPEDFLFELSESEIAELERSRSQSVTLNKTGSKRGSNIKYAPFAFTEHGAVMLASVLNSQTAVEASIFVVRAFVKMRAMLELYQELADRVEELEKVTDYHGQKFGVVSGLLSEIMRDPKYLKRKIGFLEPKKKRQR, from the coding sequence ATGAAAAAGCCTGATACAGAATTAGCTGTCATTCAAGAAATCGAAAACAAGATATTTGTTATTCGAGATCAGCGCGTAATGTTGGACAGCGATTTGGCTGAGGTCTATCAGGTCGAGACTCGCGTTCTTAAACAGGCAGTTAGGCGAAACAGACAACGCTTTCCCGAGGATTTTTTATTTGAGCTCTCAGAATCCGAGATAGCGGAGTTGGAACGTTCAAGATCACAATCTGTGACCTTGAACAAAACAGGATCGAAACGCGGTTCAAACATCAAATACGCCCCATTCGCGTTCACCGAACACGGTGCCGTAATGCTGGCTAGTGTGTTGAATAGTCAGACGGCAGTCGAGGCAAGCATTTTTGTTGTTCGGGCATTCGTGAAAATGCGGGCGATGCTCGAACTGTATCAGGAACTCGCCGACCGGGTCGAGGAACTCGAAAAAGTGACCGACTATCACGGGCAGAAATTCGGCGTCGTTTCGGGCTTGCTAAGCGAGATCATGCGCGACCCGAAGTACCTAAAACGCAAGATTGGCTTTCTTGAACCAAAGAAGAAGAGACAACGATGA
- a CDS encoding type II toxin-antitoxin system PemK/MazF family toxin: MIQASRGEIWLVSLDPTKGREQAGMRPALIISVDQFNHGSAELVIVIPITSKAKGIPLHVEVQPPEGGLTMMSFVKCEDVRSISTSRLVRRLGKVSNQTVELVEDRLRILLGL; encoded by the coding sequence ATGATTCAGGCATCGCGCGGCGAGATATGGCTCGTCAGCCTTGATCCGACGAAGGGACGCGAACAGGCCGGCATGCGCCCAGCCTTGATTATTTCGGTCGATCAATTTAATCACGGCTCCGCTGAACTAGTTATTGTGATTCCGATCACTTCAAAAGCGAAGGGCATCCCGCTTCATGTCGAAGTCCAGCCGCCTGAAGGTGGTTTGACAATGATGAGTTTTGTGAAGTGTGAAGATGTTCGCTCGATCTCAACATCACGGCTGGTACGACGCTTGGGAAAAGTCTCAAACCAAACTGTCGAGTTGGTCGAAGATCGTCTGAGAATACTTTTAGGACTATGA